A window of the Lactuca sativa cultivar Salinas chromosome 5, Lsat_Salinas_v11, whole genome shotgun sequence genome harbors these coding sequences:
- the LOC111891874 gene encoding ubiquitin-like-specific protease ESD4 produces MGALTINRNKRDAEFQTSSPSVYGYNSLHVAKKLKSSSWSSPHIAPTKTSRSSVSRLSQYPKPVTPINREVHAPCIIVSGFTSTVKRLNGGSSGIVRQKSYISGENMNDLFSKYKHAKESAIGACRLVVFEKQDMTEVIDVDKEENFKYDKAASTSSSVEEVEMVKDAIKHIHSSGEVQEIAAKYWELDQKTPSTSSEVVSELTNGKMLESLSLDRGSDAMDVDMGSPLHKKLYESAKRSDSKLRRINFDIELHEKRRALYQQSHPAKKKEDLNDPFRPLTEDEEKMVDNALSYSNRRKPFVNHENSNITITGEVLQCLRPKAWLNDEVINVYLELLKERETRDPQKFLKCHFFNTFFYKKLISGRTGYDYKSVRRWTTQKKLGYGLLECDKIFVPIHKEIHWCLAVINKKEEKFQYLDSLGGADKKVMKMLATYITDEVKDKTGKNIDVSCWKQEFVTDLPNQENGYDCGMFMIKYADFYSRDIGLCFNQEHMPYFRLRTAKEILRLRAD; encoded by the exons ATGGGTGCTTTAACGATTAATCGGAACAAGCGCGACGCAGAATTTCAAACTTCATCACCATCTGTGTACGGTTACAACTCTCTACACGTTGCGAAGAAACTCAAATCATCATCTTGGTCTTCGCCTCACATTGCTCCAACGAAAACTTCAAGAAGTTCGGTTTCCAGGCTCAGCCAATATCCTAAGCCGGTAACCCCGATCAATAGAGAAGTTCATGCTCCTTGTATAATTGTTAGTGGATTTACTTCTACTGTGAAAAGACTCAATGGTGGTTCTAGTGGGATTGTTAGACAAAAATCTTACATTTCGGGTGAAAATATGAATGATCTGTTTTCGAAGTACAAACACGCGAAGGAATCTGCAATTGGTGCTTGCAGGCTTGTTGTGTTTGAAAAGCAGGATATGACGGAAGTAATTGATGTTGATAAAGAGGAGAATTTTAAATATGACAAGGCTGCTTCTACGAGTTCTAGTGTTGAGGAGGTTGAAATGGTGAAAGATGCGATAAAACACATTCATAGTTCAGGGGAGGTACAAGAAATAGCAGCCAAATATTGGGAATTGGATCAAAAGACACCCTCAACTTCTTCTGAAGTTGTATCTGAGTTGACAAATGGAAAGATGTTGGAATCTTTGTCTTTGGACCGGGGTTCAGATGCTATGGATGTAGATATGGGTTCCCCTTTGCATAAGAAGTTGTATGAATCTGCTAAAAGGAGTGATTCTAAATTGAGGAGGATAAATTTTGATATCGAGTTACACGAAAAGAGGAGAGCTTTATATCAACAATCACATCCTGCTAAGAAAAAGGAG GATTTAAATGACCCTTTTAGACCTCTTACAGAGGACGAAGAGAAAATGGTTGATAATGCACTGTCTTATTCTAATCG GAGGAAGCCTTTTGTCAATCATGAAAACTCAAATATTACAATCACAGGGGAAGTTCTGCAATGTTTGAGACCTAAGGCATGGTTAAATGATGAG GTCATCAATGTTTATCTTGAGTTGCTAAAGGAGAGGGAAACTAGGGATCCCCAAAAGTTTTTGAAATGTCATTTCTTCAACACATTTTTCTACAAGAAG TTGATAAGTGGAAGAACAGGGTATGACTATAAGTCAGTTAGAAGATGGACTACACAGAAGAAGTTAGGATATGGTCTCCTTGAGTGTGACAAG ATATTTGTTCCCATTCATAAAGAAATACACTGGTGTTTGGCTGTTATcaacaaaaaagaagaaaaattcCAGTATCTTGACTCACTTGGAGGGGCAGATAAGAAAGTAATGAAAATGTTG GCCACATACATCACTGATGAGGTGAAGGACAAGACTGGAAAAAACATCGATGTCAGTTGTTGGAAGCAAGAATTTGTCACTGATCTTCCTAATCAAGAAAACGG GTATGATTGTGGCATGTTCATgataaaatatgcagacttttatAGCAGGGACATTGGATTGTGCTTCAATCAG GAGCATATGCCATATTTTAGATTGAGAACTGCCAAGGAGATACTGAGATTGAGAGCCGATTGA
- the LOC111891867 gene encoding serine carboxypeptidase-like 18 isoform X2, translating into MIWLTGGPGCSALSGLLYEIGPFMIDYANSTLEKPMLQINPHSWTKVANIIFLDQPAGSGFSYAKTPEAYITNDTLSTMQVYHFLRKWLLEHPKFLNNPLYLGSDSYGGIVVPMIVQEIYNGNEVGEGLHINIKGYVLGNPSTDASLDYNSKIPFAHRMGFLSDAIYKSTKENCHGEYLNVDPNNSLCVHYLQVVDKCLERIRKAHILEPYCDTLNTLKSDLFSRGLRSLDKTSMDIWSLPQLQIQGCREDNYLYSYTWANRKDVREALDIHEEYKEIEWVRCNETLRSPNDHKKVLSYTHTVPSTVAYHRHLADRNCQALVYSGDHDMVVPYLGTLKWIESLNLLVVDDWRPWFVDEQVAGYTIKYSNHNYNLTFTTVKGGGHTAPEYKPKECLSMLKRWLANEDL; encoded by the exons ATGATTTGGCTTACAGGAGGGCCTGGTTGTTCTGCTCTTTCTGGGCTTTTGTATGAGATAG GCCCATTCATGATCGACTATGCAAATTCTACTTTGGAGAAGCCAATGCTCCAGATAAACCCTCACAGTTGGACAAAG GTGGCTAATATAATATTTCTTGATCAACCTGCTGGATCTGGATTCTCGTATGCAAAAACTCCTGAAGCTTACATAACAAACGATACATTATCAACAATGCAGGTTTACCATTTTCTGAGGAAG TGGCTCCTGGAACATCCTAAATTTCTCAACAATCCATTGTATCTTGGTTCTGATTCCTATGGTGGGATAGTGGTGCCAATGATTGTTCAAGAAATATATAACG GTAATGAAGTTGGAGAAGGGCTACATATCAACATAAAA GGATACGTGCTTGGTAACCCTTCAACAGACGCAAGTCTTGACTATAATTCAAAAATCCCATTCGCTCATCGTATGGGATTCTTATCTGATGCAATCTACAAG TCAACTAAAGAAAATTGTCATGGAGAGTACTTAAATGTTGATCCCAACAACAGCCTCTGCGTACACTACCTTCAAGTGGTAGATAAA TGCCTGGAAAGAATTCGCAAGGCTCACATTTTAGAGCCTTATTGTGACACTCTAAATACCCTCAAATCTGATCTCTTTAGTAGGGGATTAAGATCTCTTGACAAAACCTCTATGGATATTTGGTCGTTACCTCAACTTCAGATACAAGGCTgtcgg GAGGACAACTATCTGTACTCGTATACATGGGCTAACAGAAAAGACGTGCGAGAGGCTCTTGACATTCATGAG GAATATAAAGAAATCGAGTGGGTGCGATGCAATGAAACCTTGCGTTCTCCTAATGATCATAAGAAGGTCTTATCTTACACGCACACTGTCCCTAGTACAGTTGCCTATCATCGACACCTTGCTGATAGAAATTGTCAAGCTCTTGTATATAG TGGAGATCATGACATGGTTGTTCCATATTTGGGTACATTAAAATGGATTGAATCGCTAAATCTGTTAGTTGTGGATGATTGGAGACCTTGGTTTGTTGATGAACAAGTAGCCGG ATACACCATCAAATACTCAAACCACAACTACAACTTGACCTTTACTACTGTAAAG GGAGGAGGTCACACAGCTCCGGAGTATAAACCTAAAGAATGTTTAAGCATGCTTAAGAGGTGGCTTGCTAATGAAGATCTGTAA
- the LOC111891867 gene encoding serine carboxypeptidase-like 13 isoform X1 translates to MKPRSQSHLQPWNHFNKFRNRVLLGAFLLLVVSMEVTVSRFLVKSLPGLLGDLPFTLETGYIGVGKSDEVQLFYYFFESEGNPKADPLMIWLTGGPGCSALSGLLYEIGPFMIDYANSTLEKPMLQINPHSWTKVANIIFLDQPAGSGFSYAKTPEAYITNDTLSTMQVYHFLRKWLLEHPKFLNNPLYLGSDSYGGIVVPMIVQEIYNGNEVGEGLHINIKGYVLGNPSTDASLDYNSKIPFAHRMGFLSDAIYKSTKENCHGEYLNVDPNNSLCVHYLQVVDKCLERIRKAHILEPYCDTLNTLKSDLFSRGLRSLDKTSMDIWSLPQLQIQGCREDNYLYSYTWANRKDVREALDIHEEYKEIEWVRCNETLRSPNDHKKVLSYTHTVPSTVAYHRHLADRNCQALVYSGDHDMVVPYLGTLKWIESLNLLVVDDWRPWFVDEQVAGYTIKYSNHNYNLTFTTVKGGGHTAPEYKPKECLSMLKRWLANEDL, encoded by the exons ATGAAACCTCGTTCACAATCTCATCTTCAACCATGGAACCACTTTAACAAGTTCAGGAATCGGGTTTTGCTTGGTGCGTTTCTTCTTCTGGTAGTTTCCATGGAGGTTACTGTGTCACGATTCCTGGTTAAGTCACTGCCAGGTTTGCTTGGTGATCTTCCTTTCACACTTGAAACTGG CTACATTGGGGTAGGAAAATCCGATGAAGTGCAACTATTTTACTACTTTTTTGAGTCTGAAGGGAACCCAAAAGCCGACCCTCTCATGATTTGGCTTACAGGAGGGCCTGGTTGTTCTGCTCTTTCTGGGCTTTTGTATGAGATAG GCCCATTCATGATCGACTATGCAAATTCTACTTTGGAGAAGCCAATGCTCCAGATAAACCCTCACAGTTGGACAAAG GTGGCTAATATAATATTTCTTGATCAACCTGCTGGATCTGGATTCTCGTATGCAAAAACTCCTGAAGCTTACATAACAAACGATACATTATCAACAATGCAGGTTTACCATTTTCTGAGGAAG TGGCTCCTGGAACATCCTAAATTTCTCAACAATCCATTGTATCTTGGTTCTGATTCCTATGGTGGGATAGTGGTGCCAATGATTGTTCAAGAAATATATAACG GTAATGAAGTTGGAGAAGGGCTACATATCAACATAAAA GGATACGTGCTTGGTAACCCTTCAACAGACGCAAGTCTTGACTATAATTCAAAAATCCCATTCGCTCATCGTATGGGATTCTTATCTGATGCAATCTACAAG TCAACTAAAGAAAATTGTCATGGAGAGTACTTAAATGTTGATCCCAACAACAGCCTCTGCGTACACTACCTTCAAGTGGTAGATAAA TGCCTGGAAAGAATTCGCAAGGCTCACATTTTAGAGCCTTATTGTGACACTCTAAATACCCTCAAATCTGATCTCTTTAGTAGGGGATTAAGATCTCTTGACAAAACCTCTATGGATATTTGGTCGTTACCTCAACTTCAGATACAAGGCTgtcgg GAGGACAACTATCTGTACTCGTATACATGGGCTAACAGAAAAGACGTGCGAGAGGCTCTTGACATTCATGAG GAATATAAAGAAATCGAGTGGGTGCGATGCAATGAAACCTTGCGTTCTCCTAATGATCATAAGAAGGTCTTATCTTACACGCACACTGTCCCTAGTACAGTTGCCTATCATCGACACCTTGCTGATAGAAATTGTCAAGCTCTTGTATATAG TGGAGATCATGACATGGTTGTTCCATATTTGGGTACATTAAAATGGATTGAATCGCTAAATCTGTTAGTTGTGGATGATTGGAGACCTTGGTTTGTTGATGAACAAGTAGCCGG ATACACCATCAAATACTCAAACCACAACTACAACTTGACCTTTACTACTGTAAAG GGAGGAGGTCACACAGCTCCGGAGTATAAACCTAAAGAATGTTTAAGCATGCTTAAGAGGTGGCTTGCTAATGAAGATCTGTAA